In the Gemmatimonadaceae bacterium genome, one interval contains:
- a CDS encoding NADP-dependent malic enzyme, with translation MNRNDALDYHASPRPGKIAVVPTKPLNNQRDLSLAYSPGVAEPCLEIQAKPNDAYRYTAKGNLVAVVTNGTAVLGLGNIGALAGKPVMEGKGNLFKQFSDLDVFDLEVGSENPDDVIRFCQLLEPTVGGINLEDIKAPECFYIEETLRKTMKIPVFHDDQHGTAIISGAALLNALEVLDKRIEDVRVVFSGAGASAIATASHYVRLGVRREHIVMCDKAGVIYKGRGEKLDPYKAKFASETTARTLADALVGADVFVGLSAAGAMTQEMVRSMGPNPIIFALANPTPEILPEEVKAVRDDAIVATGRSDYPNQVNNVLGFPFIFRGALDARATEVNEEMKMAATRALAALAKEDVPESVSALYGLRQVKFGREYLIPFPFDPRVLLWVAPAVAWAAVASGVAQEFIELDEYREQLEARLGRAKGIMRGIINRAVRDPKRLVLAEGEARKMIRAARQIMDEGIAHPILLGNEATIRRKAQQDGVRVDDLTITDPARAPGLEGYAQFLWERRRRKGLSLGEAQRRILSGNYFGNVMVARGEADALLTGMTTTYPEALRPALEVVGAHTKSGLVAGLYMLVFERHVVFCGDTTVNIEPTSEQLAQIAHAAARIVRAFGQTPKVAMLSFSNFGSVRHPEAQRVAEAVALLRQRDPSLMVDGEMQADTAVDATILEESFPFSALKESANVLIFPNLSAGNIAYKLLRDLGGATAIGPILVGMAQPVHILEQGSDVQEIVNMAAVAVMDAQERARPSSRELSPPGGARAFSFL, from the coding sequence ATGAATCGCAACGACGCCCTCGACTATCACGCGTCTCCCAGGCCCGGGAAGATCGCGGTCGTACCAACCAAGCCCCTCAACAACCAGCGCGACCTCTCCCTGGCGTACTCGCCCGGCGTCGCCGAACCCTGCCTCGAGATCCAGGCCAAGCCCAACGACGCCTACCGCTACACGGCCAAGGGGAACCTGGTCGCGGTCGTCACCAACGGCACGGCGGTGCTCGGGCTCGGCAACATCGGCGCACTGGCCGGCAAGCCGGTGATGGAGGGGAAGGGGAACCTCTTCAAGCAGTTCTCCGACCTCGACGTCTTCGACCTCGAAGTGGGGTCCGAGAACCCGGACGACGTGATCCGCTTCTGCCAGCTCCTCGAGCCCACCGTCGGCGGGATCAACCTCGAGGACATCAAGGCGCCGGAGTGCTTCTACATCGAGGAGACGCTGCGGAAGACGATGAAGATCCCCGTCTTCCACGATGACCAGCACGGGACGGCGATCATCTCCGGTGCGGCACTGCTCAACGCGCTCGAGGTGCTGGACAAGAGGATCGAGGACGTGCGCGTCGTCTTCTCCGGCGCCGGCGCCTCGGCAATCGCGACGGCCTCGCATTACGTGCGACTTGGCGTTAGGCGCGAGCACATCGTCATGTGCGACAAGGCCGGCGTCATCTACAAGGGGCGCGGCGAGAAGCTGGATCCCTACAAGGCAAAGTTCGCCAGCGAGACCACGGCCCGCACGCTTGCCGACGCCCTGGTGGGCGCCGACGTGTTTGTCGGACTCTCCGCGGCGGGGGCGATGACGCAGGAGATGGTGCGGTCGATGGGGCCCAACCCGATCATCTTCGCCCTCGCCAACCCGACGCCCGAGATTCTCCCCGAGGAAGTGAAGGCGGTGCGCGACGACGCGATCGTAGCCACCGGGCGCAGCGACTATCCCAACCAGGTGAACAACGTCCTGGGCTTCCCGTTCATCTTTCGCGGCGCGCTCGATGCGCGCGCCACTGAGGTGAACGAGGAGATGAAGATGGCGGCGACGCGGGCACTGGCGGCGCTGGCCAAGGAAGACGTGCCGGAGTCGGTCTCGGCGCTGTACGGGCTCCGCCAGGTGAAGTTCGGGCGTGAGTACCTGATCCCCTTCCCCTTCGACCCGCGCGTGCTGCTGTGGGTGGCGCCGGCGGTGGCGTGGGCGGCGGTGGCGAGCGGGGTGGCGCAGGAGTTCATCGAGCTGGACGAGTACCGCGAGCAGCTCGAGGCGCGGCTGGGTCGTGCAAAAGGGATCATGCGCGGGATCATCAACCGCGCCGTGCGCGATCCCAAGCGCCTGGTGCTGGCCGAGGGCGAGGCGCGCAAGATGATCCGCGCCGCCCGGCAGATCATGGACGAGGGGATCGCGCATCCGATCCTGCTGGGGAACGAGGCGACGATCCGTCGCAAGGCGCAACAGGACGGCGTGCGGGTGGACGACCTGACGATCACCGACCCGGCGCGCGCGCCAGGGCTTGAGGGGTACGCGCAGTTCCTGTGGGAACGGCGCCGGCGCAAGGGTCTCTCGTTAGGCGAGGCGCAGCGGCGCATCCTCAGTGGCAACTACTTCGGCAACGTGATGGTGGCGCGCGGCGAGGCCGATGCGCTGCTCACGGGGATGACGACGACGTACCCCGAGGCGCTGCGGCCGGCGCTGGAGGTGGTGGGGGCGCACACCAAGTCGGGGCTGGTGGCCGGCTTGTACATGCTGGTCTTCGAGCGGCACGTCGTCTTCTGTGGCGACACGACGGTCAACATCGAGCCCACCTCGGAGCAGCTGGCGCAGATCGCGCACGCCGCGGCGCGGATCGTGCGAGCGTTCGGGCAGACGCCGAAGGTGGCGATGCTCTCGTTCTCGAACTTCGGCTCGGTGCGACACCCCGAGGCGCAACGCGTGGCCGAAGCGGTAGCGCTGCTGCGTCAGCGCGACCCGTCGCTGATGGTGGACGGGGAGATGCAGGCCGACACCGCGGTGGACGCCACGATCCTTGAGGAATCGTTTCCATTCAGCGCGTTGAAGGAATCGGCCAACGTGTTGATCTTCCCGAACTTGAGTGCGGGGAACATCGCATACAAGTTGTTACGAGACCTGGGCGGTGCCACGGCAATCGGCCCGATCCTGGTCGGCATGGCCCAGCCCGTCCACATCCTCGAACAGGGGTCGGACGTGCAGGAGATCGTCAACATGGCCGCCGTTGCGGTCATGGACGCGCAGGAACGCGCCCGGCCGTCGTCGCGCGAGTTGTCGCCGCCGGGTGGGGCACGCGCCTTTTCGTTCCTGTGA
- the pckA gene encoding phosphoenolpyruvate carboxykinase (ATP), with protein MATTTAPLNALEGQGLNPKGTIHWNLIAPRLIQEAVARHEGMLADMGPFVAITAPHTGRSPNDKFVVRESQTEHDVDWGKVNQPITEAHFETLLGDVRSYLNANDDLFVQDLYCGADAAHRLSVRYVTPNAWHANFVRNMFIRPDVAALASFAPNFTVLHAPDFQASPERHGTRTGTFIVLHLTKRTILIGGTRYAGELKKSMFTVMNYMMPKAGVLSMHCSANIGPDGDTALFFGLSGTGKTTLSADPARGLIGDDEHGWAPDGVFNYEGGCYAKVINLSPEQEPDIYATTQMFGTILENVVLDDVTRRVRFDDQSITENTRASYPLHYIRNHVPSGRGGHPKNIVFLTADAFGVLPPISRLSREQAMYYFMSGYTAKVAGTERGVTEPQATFSSCFGAVFLVWHPSKYAEMLGKLIDEHGSKVWLVNTGWSGGAYGVGARMKLPYTRAMVRALLDGKLDNATYAPDPIFGLQIPNEVPNVPAEILKPRQTWSDGAAYDAQAKKLAEMFRKNFEKFGNVAAEIVAAGPR; from the coding sequence ATGGCCACGACCACCGCTCCCCTGAACGCGCTGGAAGGACAGGGGCTCAATCCGAAGGGGACGATCCACTGGAACCTGATCGCCCCGCGACTCATCCAGGAAGCCGTTGCACGCCACGAGGGGATGCTCGCCGACATGGGCCCCTTCGTCGCCATCACCGCGCCGCACACCGGGCGCTCGCCTAACGACAAGTTCGTCGTGCGCGAGTCGCAGACGGAGCACGACGTGGACTGGGGCAAGGTGAACCAGCCGATCACCGAGGCGCACTTCGAGACGCTGCTGGGCGATGTGCGCAGCTACCTCAACGCCAACGACGACCTGTTCGTGCAGGACCTGTACTGCGGCGCCGACGCGGCGCACCGCCTCAGCGTCCGCTACGTCACGCCCAACGCCTGGCACGCCAACTTCGTGCGGAACATGTTCATCCGCCCCGACGTGGCCGCGCTGGCGTCGTTCGCCCCGAACTTCACCGTGCTGCACGCCCCCGATTTCCAGGCCTCGCCGGAACGCCACGGGACGCGCACCGGAACCTTCATCGTGTTGCACCTGACGAAGCGCACGATCCTCATCGGCGGGACGCGCTACGCCGGTGAGCTCAAGAAGTCGATGTTCACGGTGATGAACTACATGATGCCGAAGGCCGGCGTCCTGTCGATGCACTGCTCGGCCAACATCGGCCCCGACGGCGACACCGCCCTCTTCTTCGGCCTCTCCGGCACCGGCAAGACGACGCTCTCCGCCGACCCCGCGCGCGGCCTCATCGGCGACGACGAACACGGCTGGGCCCCCGACGGCGTCTTCAACTACGAAGGCGGCTGCTACGCCAAGGTCATCAACCTCTCGCCCGAACAGGAACCCGACATCTACGCCACCACGCAGATGTTCGGGACGATCCTCGAGAACGTCGTCCTCGACGACGTGACGCGCCGCGTACGCTTCGACGACCAGTCGATCACGGAAAACACGCGCGCCTCGTACCCGCTGCACTACATCCGCAACCACGTCCCCTCGGGGCGTGGCGGGCACCCGAAGAACATCGTCTTCCTCACGGCCGATGCCTTCGGCGTCCTCCCCCCCATCTCGCGCCTCTCGCGCGAGCAGGCGATGTACTACTTCATGAGCGGCTACACGGCCAAGGTGGCCGGGACCGAGCGTGGCGTCACCGAGCCGCAGGCGACCTTCTCGTCGTGCTTCGGCGCCGTCTTCCTCGTCTGGCACCCGAGCAAGTACGCCGAGATGCTGGGGAAGCTGATCGACGAGCACGGGTCGAAGGTGTGGCTCGTGAACACGGGGTGGAGCGGCGGCGCCTACGGCGTGGGCGCGCGCATGAAGCTCCCCTACACGCGCGCGATGGTGCGCGCGCTGCTCGACGGAAAGCTCGACAACGCCACCTACGCCCCCGACCCGATCTTCGGGCTCCAGATCCCGAACGAAGTGCCTAACGTCCCTGCCGAGATCCTCAAGCCGCGCCAGACCTGGAGCGACGGCGCCGCCTACGACGCACAGGCGAAAAAGCTCGCGGAGATGTTCCGGAAGAACTTCGAGAAGTTCGGGAACGTCGCGGCAGAGATCGTGGCGGCGGGACCGAGGTAG
- a CDS encoding amidohydrolase family protein has product MLRPRLLPALLAAAATLAVPLDVRAQASDTSTTYLKAGRLFDSESATLLGPRVIRVKGRMIEAVDEAMKIPPGARVIDLSRYTVLPGLIDSHTHLLYLEDPEAGSLTGEGTKAVIAEGTPLRALHGAARARTFLDAGITTVRDLGNSGRFGDVALKTAINDGSVPGPRMLVAGPGLSPIGGQFPGLVPDHIRIAEDEYRIVRSPDDAAEGVRENVTLGADVIKIYSNNTPNRGSLSVEEMQAIVATAKRLGVRVAAHATSDDAVYRAAFAGVNSIEHAYQVSDSTLALMAKNHVVMVPTDIDSATFHRLVSNNAQRSGQPAPTAGQVAQYLAPQRGRLTRAIAAGVTIAAGSDNYLNLHMPQGEAARRLLFAYSQAGIPNAKVLQFATWNAAQLLGGRTRIGAIRAGYAADIVAFDGDPVATIAALEKVAFVMANGRVHKAP; this is encoded by the coding sequence ATGCTCCGCCCCCGCCTCCTCCCCGCCCTGCTCGCCGCAGCAGCAACACTCGCCGTGCCGCTGGACGTCCGCGCGCAGGCCAGCGATACGTCGACCACCTACCTCAAGGCGGGGCGGCTCTTCGACTCCGAGTCGGCGACGCTCCTCGGACCACGGGTGATTCGGGTCAAGGGGCGCATGATCGAGGCGGTGGACGAGGCGATGAAGATCCCGCCGGGCGCACGCGTCATCGACCTATCGCGCTACACCGTTCTCCCGGGGCTCATCGACTCGCACACGCACCTCCTCTATCTCGAAGACCCTGAGGCCGGGTCGCTGACGGGCGAGGGGACGAAGGCGGTGATCGCCGAGGGGACGCCGCTGCGCGCACTGCACGGGGCGGCGCGGGCGCGCACCTTCCTGGACGCGGGGATCACGACGGTGCGCGACCTGGGGAACTCGGGGCGCTTCGGCGACGTGGCGCTCAAGACGGCCATCAACGACGGCTCGGTGCCGGGGCCGCGAATGCTCGTCGCCGGGCCTGGGCTCTCCCCCATCGGCGGACAGTTCCCGGGGCTCGTCCCTGACCACATCAGGATTGCCGAAGACGAGTATCGCATCGTGCGCTCGCCGGACGACGCGGCGGAGGGGGTGCGCGAGAACGTCACGCTGGGGGCCGACGTCATCAAGATCTACTCGAACAACACGCCGAACCGCGGGTCGCTGTCGGTGGAGGAGATGCAGGCGATCGTCGCCACCGCGAAGCGACTGGGTGTGCGCGTGGCGGCCCATGCCACGAGCGACGACGCGGTGTACCGCGCGGCATTCGCCGGCGTCAACTCGATCGAGCATGCCTACCAGGTGAGCGACTCGACGTTGGCGCTGATGGCGAAGAACCACGTGGTGATGGTCCCCACGGACATCGACTCGGCGACATTCCATCGGTTGGTGTCCAACAATGCGCAGCGCTCAGGGCAACCGGCGCCCACGGCCGGCCAGGTGGCGCAGTACCTCGCCCCGCAGCGCGGTCGCCTGACGCGGGCCATCGCCGCCGGGGTGACGATCGCCGCCGGTTCGGACAACTACCTCAACCTGCACATGCCGCAGGGTGAGGCGGCCCGGCGCCTCCTCTTCGCCTACTCGCAGGCCGGCATCCCCAACGCCAAGGTGCTGCAGTTCGCCACATGGAACGCGGCACAGCTGCTGGGCGGGCGCACGCGCATCGGGGCGATTCGCGCCGGTTATGCCGCCGACATCGTGGCCTTCGACGGCGATCCGGTGGCGACGATCGCCGCGCTGGAGAAGGTCGCCTTCGTGATGGCGAACGGACGCGTGCACAAGGCGCCATGA
- a CDS encoding HD domain-containing protein, whose translation MTVIIRDPLWNNIRVDDFALRLLDTRVFQRLRYVRQLGWAYLVYPGATHARFEHALGAYHLAGEALRLLDEQGALRDVDPIEGRIVRAAALLHDVGHYPFSHALEEIGAPHHEEVARPLITAGEVGEVLAEIAPDAAERVLALVRGTSNSPLQGLVSGSLDLDKIEYLRRDTLMCGVPYGTIDADRLINALTVVPDPQHGALRIGVLEKGLSALESLLFAKYQMYRNVYWHHAVRSATAMYKRLVEEALAGGALEVKELSRLTDEALLHTLEHRAPSAMLDALRNRRLYKRAFECPAAELDADVGEWIAADRARAVAVEDALAVECGLEPGELLLDYPEKTQMLGLDIPVVRRSGEVLQLTSAGLTGAIHLPQMSEQLYRSARWMRVFVARPVALTAERVMEVAREGR comes from the coding sequence ATGACGGTCATCATCCGCGACCCGCTGTGGAACAACATCCGCGTCGACGACTTCGCGTTGCGGCTGCTCGACACGCGGGTCTTCCAGCGCCTGCGCTATGTGCGGCAACTGGGGTGGGCGTACCTGGTGTATCCCGGGGCCACGCACGCGCGCTTCGAGCACGCGCTGGGCGCCTATCACCTGGCGGGCGAGGCGTTGCGCCTGCTGGACGAACAGGGCGCGCTGCGCGATGTCGACCCCATCGAGGGGCGCATTGTGCGCGCGGCGGCGCTCCTGCACGACGTGGGGCACTACCCGTTCTCCCACGCGCTGGAGGAGATCGGCGCCCCGCACCACGAGGAGGTGGCGCGACCGCTGATCACCGCGGGCGAGGTGGGCGAGGTCCTCGCCGAGATCGCCCCCGATGCCGCGGAGCGCGTGCTTGCGCTCGTGCGCGGCACGTCCAACTCCCCGCTGCAGGGGCTCGTCTCCGGTTCGCTCGACCTCGACAAGATCGAGTACCTGCGGCGCGACACGCTCATGTGCGGCGTCCCGTACGGGACCATCGACGCCGATCGCCTCATCAACGCGCTCACTGTCGTCCCCGACCCGCAGCACGGGGCGCTCCGCATCGGCGTGCTGGAAAAGGGGCTCTCGGCGCTGGAGTCGCTCCTGTTCGCCAAGTACCAGATGTATCGCAACGTGTACTGGCACCATGCCGTGCGCAGCGCGACGGCGATGTACAAGCGGTTGGTCGAGGAGGCGCTGGCCGGGGGCGCGCTCGAGGTGAAGGAGCTCTCGCGCCTCACCGACGAGGCGCTGCTGCACACGCTGGAGCATCGCGCCCCGTCGGCGATGCTCGATGCGCTGCGCAACCGCCGATTGTACAAGCGCGCCTTCGAGTGCCCCGCCGCCGAACTCGATGCCGACGTGGGCGAGTGGATAGCCGCCGATCGCGCACGAGCGGTGGCGGTGGAGGATGCGCTGGCGGTGGAGTGCGGGCTGGAACCCGGCGAGTTGCTGCTGGACTACCCCGAGAAGACGCAGATGCTGGGACTCGACATCCCGGTGGTGCGGAGATCGGGGGAGGTGTTGCAACTGACGAGCGCCGGGCTCACCGGCGCCATCCACCTGCCGCAGATGTCGGAGCAGCTGTATCGCTCCGCGCGATGGATGCGGGTGTTCGTGGCGCGCCCCGTCGCGCTCACGGCGGAGCGGGTAATGGAGGTGGCGCGGGAGGGGCGATGA